In Corvus moneduloides isolate bCorMon1 chromosome 31, bCorMon1.pri, whole genome shotgun sequence, one DNA window encodes the following:
- the LOC116436894 gene encoding class I histocompatibility antigen, F10 alpha chain-like encodes MAPALGLGVLLGLLGLLGAPAEATKVLHSRRFLKGGPRGSQGVPEGSRGVAAGIQWDPDEFPGNPLSPAPPLPPLPRSLGLLRFRVPTCETAICPVTNDVTWGSGRHWPAGNSGANGGAGGGAGGGARAGGGARAGAGPGLGPERSSAMAPAPALGALLGLLGLLGTPGRATKVLHSLRYLHVAVSEPGPGVPQYTIMGFLDGIPFTRYDSERGRMEPQTPWMEREPEPGYWDRGTEICKRHQHTNAIDLETLRARYNQSRGLHTLQVDYGCDFLSDGSVRGSRRDGYDGWDFMSFELGSQGFVPADGAAQVTTRRWNSDGAVVEQLTNYLEHICPEWLQKYVRYGQEALERKEPPDVHVSGKEEFGTLILSCHAYGFYPRPIAVSWMKGDEIRDQETEWGGVVPNSDGTFHTWARIEARPEEREQYRCRVEHSGMPEPGIFALEPESGGNLTLVVTVSVIAAIVILVLLVGFIVWKLQSGRRQNHGYSPPARKDVGTNGSTAVQITA; translated from the exons ATGGCTCCAGCGCTGGGTCTGGGGGTGCTCTtggggctcctggggctcctgggggcCCCGGCGGAAGCGACGAAAG TTCTCCACTCCCGGCGCTTCCTGAaagggggtcccagggggtcccagggtgtcccagagGGCTCCAGAGGGGTCGCAGCGGGGATCCAGTGGGATCCAGACGAATTCCCGGGAAATCCcctttccccagcccctcccctcccccccctcccgCGCTCCCTCGGTCTCCTTCGCTTCCGCGTCCCAACCTGCGAGACCGCGATCTGCCCAGTGACCAATGACGTCACATGGGGATCGGGTCGCCATTGGCCGGCAGGAAATAGCGGCGCCAATGGCGGGGCCGgaggcggggctgggggcggggccagggctgggggcggggccagggctggggcggggccagggctggggccgGAGCGGAGCAGCGCGATGGCTCCAGCGCCGGCTCTCGGGGcgctcctggggctcctggggctcctggggACCCCGGGGCGGGCGACGAAAG TTCTCCACTCCCTGCGGTACCTGCACGTGGCGGTGTcggagcccggcccgggggtCCCCCAGTACACGATCATGGGGTTCCTGGATGGGATCCCCTTCACGCGCTACGACAGCGAGCGGGGCCGGATGGAGCCGCAGACGCCGTGGATGGAGAGGGAACCCGAGCCGGGATATTGGGATCGCGGGACTGAGATCTGCAAGAGGCACCAGCACACCAATGCCATTGACCTGGAGACGCTGCGGGCCCGGTACAACCAGAGCAGGG GTCTCCACACACTGCAGGTGGATTACGGCTGTGACTTCCTGTCCGATGGGAGTGTCCGTGGATCCCGCCGGGATGGCTACGACGGGTGGGATTTCATGTCCTTCGAGCTGGGATCCCAGGGCTTTGTGCCGGCCGACGGCGCTGCCCAGGTCACCACGAGACGCTGGAATAGTGACGGGGCCGTGGTGGAGCAATTGACGAATTACCTGGAGCACATCTGCCCGGAATGGCTCCAGAAATACGTCAGATATGGGCAGGAGGCACTGGAGCGAAAAG AGCCCCCCGATGTCCACGTGTCCGGAAAAGAGGAATTTGGGACGCTGATCTTGTCCTGCCACGCCTACGGATTCTACCCCAGGCCCATCGCAGTCAGCTGGATGAAGGGGGATGAAATCCGGGATCAGGAGACGGAGTGGGGCGGGGTCGTTCCCAACAGCGACGGCACCTTCCACACCTGGGCCAGGATCGAGGCGCGGCCGGAGGAGCGGGAGCAGTACCGGTGCCGGGTGGAGCATTCCGGAATGCCGGAGCCCGGGATCTTTGCCTTGG AGCCGGAATCCGGCGGGAATCTCACCCTGGTGGTCACTGTGTCCGTCATCGCTGCCATCGTCATCCTCGTTCTCCTCGTCGGATTCATCGTATGGAAGCTCCAATCCG GGAGGAGGCAGAACCATGGATACAGCCCGCCAGCCA gaaaagacGTGGGAACCAACGGCTCGACCGCAG TACAAATCACCGCCTGA
- the LOC116436921 gene encoding early activation antigen CD69-like isoform X4 — MGSFRRHSSSVAVRNGAEESWFEGTATTAEPRVSGSDPIPVTLLVLLLLLLALGAALAVQSAGSCGKTPVTPVAPVAPVLLACPKGWVGYRGVCDFLSRDQGTWGQGQARCSELGASLAVLKDEEMGRGPGRCRVCVPWRG; from the exons ATGGGCAGCTTTCGCCGTCACTCCTCGTCCGTCGCTGTCCGGAACggagcagaggagagctggTTTGAGGGGACGGCAACCACGGCGGAGCCGCGA GTGAGTGGTTCAGATCCCATCCCTGTCACGCTGCtggttctgctgctcctgctcctggctttgGGGGCGGCCTTGGCTGTGCAGTCAG CAGGAAGCTGTGGTAAAACTCCAGTTACCCCAGTTGCACCTGTGGCTCCGGTGCTGCTGGCCTGTCCCAAGGGCTGGGTCGGGTACCGCGGGGTCTGCGACTTCCTCTCGAGGGATCAGGGGACCTGGGGTCAGGGTCAGGCTCGGTGCTCCGAGCTCGGGGCCTCCCTGGCCGTGCTCAAGGATGAGGAAATG GGTCGAGGTCCTGGGCGATGCAGAGTGTGCGTTCCTTGGAGAGGGTGA
- the FLOT1 gene encoding flotillin-1 isoform X2 translates to MFFTCGPNEAMVVSGFCRSPPVMVAGGRVLVIPCLQQIQRISLNTLTLPVRSEKVYTRHGVPISVTGIAQVKIQGQNKEMLAAACQMFLGKSESEIGQIALETLEGHQRAIMAHMTVEEIYKDRQKFSDQVFRVASSDLVNMGISVVSYTLKDVHDEQDYLRSLGKGRTAQVQRDARVGEAEAKRDAGIREARARQEQVSAQLLSEEATARAQRDFQVAQAECDGAVSARRATAELAFQLQAARSQQAIAAQRGEVALVERAQRAQLQEQEVGRRRQELEATVRKPAEAERYRLEQLAEAQKMQVLLQAEAEAEALRVTGSARAAALGSRARAEAAAAAAKAEAFGQFRDAAVVDLVLQRLPQVAEAVARPLAAMQRLTLVGGAGAVGVAKVPAEILDLVTCLPRAVGALARGCQMTPTDPETSPNVPKTSPNVPKMSPSASTSQ, encoded by the exons ATGTTCTTCACCTGCGGTCCCAACGAGGCCATGGTGGTGTCGG GTTTCTGCCGCAGCCCCCCCGTGATGGTGGCGGGGGGCCGGGTGCTGGTGATCCCGTGCCTGCAGCAGATCCAGCG GATCTCCCTGAACACGCTGACGCTGCCCGTGCGCAGTGAGAAGGTTTATACCCGGCATGGGGTCCCCATCTCTGTCACCGGCATCGCCCAG GTGAAGATCCAGGGGCAGAACAAGGAGATGCTGGCGGCCGCCTGCCAGATGTTCCTGGGCAAGTCGGAGAGCGAGATCGGCCAGATCGCCCTGGAGACACTGGAGGGCCACCAGCGCGCCATCATGGCCCACATGACCGTGGAG GAGATCTACAAGGACCGGCAGAAGTTCTCGGATCAGGTTTTCCGCGTGGCCTCGTCCGACCTGGTGAACATGGGCATCTCCGTGGTCAGCTACACCCTCAAGGACGTGCACGACGAGCAG GATTACCTGCGCTCCCTCGGGAAGGGCCGCACGGCGCAGGTGCAGCGCGACGCCCGCGTGGGAGAGGCCGAGGCCAAACGCGACGCCGGGATCCGC GAGGCGCGGGCGCGGCAGGAGCAGGTGTCGGCGCAGCTGCTGAGCGAGGAGGCCACGGCGCGGGCCCAGCGCGACTTCCAGGTGGCCCAGGCCGAGTGCGACGGAGCCGTCAGCGCCCGCAGGGCCACGGCTGAGCTGGCCTTCCAGCTGCAG GCGGCGCGCTCCCAGCAGGCGATCGCGGCGCAGCGCGGCGAGGTGGCGCTGGTGGAGCGGGCGCAGCGGgcgcagctgcaggagcaggaggtcGGGCGGCGCCGGCAGGAGCTCGAGGCCACCGTGCGCAAACCGGCCGAGGCCGAGCGCTACCggctggagcagctggctgAGGCACAGAA gatgcaggtgctgctgcaggcgGAGGCCGAGGCCGAGGCCCTCAGG GTGACGGGCTCTGCCCGGGCTGCCGCCCTGGGCTCGCGGGCgcgggcggaggcggcggcggcggcggccaaGGCCGAGGCCTTCGGGCAGTTCCGGGACGCGGCCGTGGTGGATctggtgctgcagaggctgcCCCAG GTGGCCGAGGCCGTAgcgcgccccctggcggcgATGCAGCGGCTGACGCTGGtgggcggggccggcgctgtGGGCGTGGCCAAAGTTCCCGCCGAAATCCTGGACCTGGTCACGTGCCTGCCCCGCGCCGTGGGGGCGCTGGCACGCGGCTGCCAG ATGACCCCGACGGACCCCGAAACGTCCCCGAACGTCCCCAAAACGTCCCC GAAcgtccccaaaatgtccccgAGTGCCAGCACCTCGCAGTGA
- the LOC116436921 gene encoding uncharacterized protein LOC116436921 isoform X1, with amino-acid sequence MGSFRRHSSSVAVRNGAEESWFEGTATTAEPRVSGSDPIPVTLLVLLLLLLALGAALAVQSAGSCGKTPVTPVAPVAPVLLACPKGWVGYRGVCDFLSRDQGTWGQGQARCSELGASLAVLKDEEMEFPFPSVGAHIPASGCADGARGCPGGTAAASTPRSRSWAMQSVRSLERVNSGAGPAQIRGRISAAGPKLPRDRGCREDLPSAGQAQLPLFPPSTGMSFLSRSVCLALALRVTSVPLCRVTSVPGLQEMKLQEEEMMWKLMCGCLGWGWGFLAPSWTIPELILFL; translated from the exons ATGGGCAGCTTTCGCCGTCACTCCTCGTCCGTCGCTGTCCGGAACggagcagaggagagctggTTTGAGGGGACGGCAACCACGGCGGAGCCGCGA GTGAGTGGTTCAGATCCCATCCCTGTCACGCTGCtggttctgctgctcctgctcctggctttgGGGGCGGCCTTGGCTGTGCAGTCAG CAGGAAGCTGTGGTAAAACTCCAGTTACCCCAGTTGCACCTGTGGCTCCGGTGCTGCTGGCCTGTCCCAAGGGCTGGGTCGGGTACCGCGGGGTCTGCGACTTCCTCTCGAGGGATCAGGGGACCTGGGGTCAGGGTCAGGCTCGGTGCTCCGAGCTCGGGGCCTCCCTGGCCGTGCTCAAGGATGAGGAAATG gagttccccttcccctctgtgGGAGCGCACATCCCTGCCTCGGGCTGCGCAGACggggccaggggctgccccGGGGGGACGGCAGCAGCTTCAACTCCTC GGTCGAGGTCCTGGGCGATGCAGAGTGTGCGTTCCTTGGAGAGGGTGAACTCAGGAGCGGGACCTGCTCAAATCCGCGGCCGTATCTCTGCAGCAGGGCCCAAACTGCCCCGTgacaggggatgcagagaggaCCTTCCCTCTGCTGGGCAGGCTCAgcttcccctcttcccccccaGCACGGGGATGTCCTTCCTCAGCCGCAGCGTCTGCCTTGCACTGGCTCTCAGGGTCACCTCAGTGCCACTTTGCAGGGTCACCTCGGTGCCTGGTCTCCAGGAGATGAagctgcaggaagaggagaTGATGTGGAAGCTGATGTgtggctgcctgggctggggctgggggtttCTTGCTCCTTCTTGGACCATCCCAGAACTGATCCTGTTTCTGTAA
- the LOC116436921 gene encoding uncharacterized protein LOC116436921 isoform X3, with product MKPWIPRPHQEPASSRKEPSEDFWVSGSDPIPVTLLVLLLLLLALGAALAVQSAGSCGKTPVTPVAPVAPVLLACPKGWVGYRGVCDFLSRDQGTWGQGQARCSELGASLAVLKDEEMEFPFPSVGAHIPASGCADGARGCPGGTAAASTPRSRSWAMQSVRSLERVNSGAGPAQIRGRISAAGPKLPRDRGCREDLPSAGQAQLPLFPPSTGMSFLSRSVCLALALRVTSVPLCRVTSVPGLQEMKLQEEEMMWKLMCGCLGWGWGFLAPSWTIPELILFL from the exons ATGAAGCCCTGGATCCCCAGGCCGCATCAGGAACCGGCGTCATCCAGAAAAGAACCCTCGGAGGATTTCTGG GTGAGTGGTTCAGATCCCATCCCTGTCACGCTGCtggttctgctgctcctgctcctggctttgGGGGCGGCCTTGGCTGTGCAGTCAG CAGGAAGCTGTGGTAAAACTCCAGTTACCCCAGTTGCACCTGTGGCTCCGGTGCTGCTGGCCTGTCCCAAGGGCTGGGTCGGGTACCGCGGGGTCTGCGACTTCCTCTCGAGGGATCAGGGGACCTGGGGTCAGGGTCAGGCTCGGTGCTCCGAGCTCGGGGCCTCCCTGGCCGTGCTCAAGGATGAGGAAATG gagttccccttcccctctgtgGGAGCGCACATCCCTGCCTCGGGCTGCGCAGACggggccaggggctgccccGGGGGGACGGCAGCAGCTTCAACTCCTC GGTCGAGGTCCTGGGCGATGCAGAGTGTGCGTTCCTTGGAGAGGGTGAACTCAGGAGCGGGACCTGCTCAAATCCGCGGCCGTATCTCTGCAGCAGGGCCCAAACTGCCCCGTgacaggggatgcagagaggaCCTTCCCTCTGCTGGGCAGGCTCAgcttcccctcttcccccccaGCACGGGGATGTCCTTCCTCAGCCGCAGCGTCTGCCTTGCACTGGCTCTCAGGGTCACCTCAGTGCCACTTTGCAGGGTCACCTCGGTGCCTGGTCTCCAGGAGATGAagctgcaggaagaggagaTGATGTGGAAGCTGATGTgtggctgcctgggctggggctgggggtttCTTGCTCCTTCTTGGACCATCCCAGAACTGATCCTGTTTCTGTAA
- the FLOT1 gene encoding flotillin-1 isoform X1, with translation MFFTCGPNEAMVVSGFCRSPPVMVAGGRVLVIPCLQQIQRISLNTLTLPVRSEKVYTRHGVPISVTGIAQVKIQGQNKEMLAAACQMFLGKSESEIGQIALETLEGHQRAIMAHMTVEEIYKDRQKFSDQVFRVASSDLVNMGISVVSYTLKDVHDEQDYLRSLGKGRTAQVQRDARVGEAEAKRDAGIREARARQEQVSAQLLSEEATARAQRDFQVAQAECDGAVSARRATAELAFQLQAARSQQAIAAQRGEVALVERAQRAQLQEQEVGRRRQELEATVRKPAEAERYRLEQLAEAQKMQVLLQAEAEAEALRVTGSARAAALGSRARAEAAAAAAKAEAFGQFRDAAVVDLVLQRLPQVAEAVARPLAAMQRLTLVGGAGAVGVAKVPAEILDLVTCLPRAVGALARGCQMTPTDPETSPNVPKTSPNVPKTSLNVPKMSLNVPKMSPSASTSQ, from the exons ATGTTCTTCACCTGCGGTCCCAACGAGGCCATGGTGGTGTCGG GTTTCTGCCGCAGCCCCCCCGTGATGGTGGCGGGGGGCCGGGTGCTGGTGATCCCGTGCCTGCAGCAGATCCAGCG GATCTCCCTGAACACGCTGACGCTGCCCGTGCGCAGTGAGAAGGTTTATACCCGGCATGGGGTCCCCATCTCTGTCACCGGCATCGCCCAG GTGAAGATCCAGGGGCAGAACAAGGAGATGCTGGCGGCCGCCTGCCAGATGTTCCTGGGCAAGTCGGAGAGCGAGATCGGCCAGATCGCCCTGGAGACACTGGAGGGCCACCAGCGCGCCATCATGGCCCACATGACCGTGGAG GAGATCTACAAGGACCGGCAGAAGTTCTCGGATCAGGTTTTCCGCGTGGCCTCGTCCGACCTGGTGAACATGGGCATCTCCGTGGTCAGCTACACCCTCAAGGACGTGCACGACGAGCAG GATTACCTGCGCTCCCTCGGGAAGGGCCGCACGGCGCAGGTGCAGCGCGACGCCCGCGTGGGAGAGGCCGAGGCCAAACGCGACGCCGGGATCCGC GAGGCGCGGGCGCGGCAGGAGCAGGTGTCGGCGCAGCTGCTGAGCGAGGAGGCCACGGCGCGGGCCCAGCGCGACTTCCAGGTGGCCCAGGCCGAGTGCGACGGAGCCGTCAGCGCCCGCAGGGCCACGGCTGAGCTGGCCTTCCAGCTGCAG GCGGCGCGCTCCCAGCAGGCGATCGCGGCGCAGCGCGGCGAGGTGGCGCTGGTGGAGCGGGCGCAGCGGgcgcagctgcaggagcaggaggtcGGGCGGCGCCGGCAGGAGCTCGAGGCCACCGTGCGCAAACCGGCCGAGGCCGAGCGCTACCggctggagcagctggctgAGGCACAGAA gatgcaggtgctgctgcaggcgGAGGCCGAGGCCGAGGCCCTCAGG GTGACGGGCTCTGCCCGGGCTGCCGCCCTGGGCTCGCGGGCgcgggcggaggcggcggcggcggcggccaaGGCCGAGGCCTTCGGGCAGTTCCGGGACGCGGCCGTGGTGGATctggtgctgcagaggctgcCCCAG GTGGCCGAGGCCGTAgcgcgccccctggcggcgATGCAGCGGCTGACGCTGGtgggcggggccggcgctgtGGGCGTGGCCAAAGTTCCCGCCGAAATCCTGGACCTGGTCACGTGCCTGCCCCGCGCCGTGGGGGCGCTGGCACGCGGCTGCCAG ATGACCCCGACGGACCCCGAAACGTCCCCGAACGTCCCCAAAACGTCCCCGAATGTCCCCAAAACGTCCCTGAACGTCCCCAAAATGTCCCTGAAcgtccccaaaatgtccccgAGTGCCAGCACCTCGCAGTGA
- the LOC116436929 gene encoding uncharacterized protein LOC116436929, with amino-acid sequence MTGSNGDHVGGNWDPIGSDLEHTGSDRDHTGGDWEQPLRRRRSSEAAPAQVGAALGSGGARGWLRAEGAAGGCGGFVVPCGRRVRPGVRALRERLPAVSFPLLPRQEPVPEQRWLVPAAVGRTEVAAPSADAALGPPPSSAAASPGSGRRRRSRARTDAPPMAPLLRHGRPAGGSGPGLLPAPTNQRARTTTDGSTAQSERGAGSAHGTEPPPFPRTPPFLGNLGCGLFLALGPARAGGHGAAAALNRPELRVTGAECAGNCGSLE; translated from the exons ATGACTGGGAGCAACGGGGATCATGTTGGGGGCAACTGGGATCCCATTGGGAGTGATTTGGAACATACTGGGAGTGACCGGGATCatactgggggtgactgggaaCAGCCGctgaggcggcggcggagctCGGAGGCGGCCCCAGCGCAGGTGGGAGCCGCGCTCGGTTctggcggggctcggggctggctgcgggcggagggggcggcAGGGGGCTGTGGCGGGTTCGTTGTGCCGTGTGGGCGCCGTGTTCGCCCTGGCGTGAgggcgctgcgggagcggctgccCGCGGTCTCCTTCCCGCTGCTGCCTCGGCAGGAGCCGGTGCCGGAGCAGCGCTGGCTCGTCCCGGCTGCTGTGGGTAGGACAGAGGTGGCTGCCCCGTCCGCGGACGCTGCGCTGGGGCCGCCTCCGagctccgccgccgcctcaccgggctccggccgccgccgccgctcccgggcccGCACAGACGCTCCGCCAATGGCGCCTCTGCTGCGCCACGGCCGCCCTGCCGGCGGCTCCGGGCCCGGGCTGCTCCCCGCTCCGACCAATCAGCGCGCCAGAACCACGACTGACGGCAGCACCGCCCAATCGGAGCGAGGGGCGGGCTCTGCACACGGCACGGAACCCCCTCCCTTTCCCCGCACTCCGCCATTTCTCGGAAACCTTGGCTGCGGGTTGTTTTTGGCGCtgggcccggcccgggccggAGGCCACGGAGCCGCTGCTGCCCTGAACCGCCCGGAGCTCCGTGTGACGGGAGCTGAATGCGCTGGGAACTGCGG GTCATTAGAGTGA
- the LOC116436931 gene encoding LOW QUALITY PROTEIN: zinc finger protein 79-like (The sequence of the model RefSeq protein was modified relative to this genomic sequence to represent the inferred CDS: substituted 1 base at 1 genomic stop codon), with protein MEEEEKPRRCRTRRGCKRSPERSKEERAPLCREGGQRSRGSSELGEKPQGGEKPHKYLECGMGFRWSSSLIRHQRIHTGERPYECGECGKGFSSISNLIRHQVVHTGEQPYECLDCWKSFRHSSTLRVHQLTHTGERPYECSECGKRFPTSSQLLEHQRIHTDERPFRCPDCGKGFKRNSNLISHQRIHTGERPYECPRCGKSFSQSSTLTKHHRRHRXGKPCECPECGKSFVRCSSSIPRGRIGVG; from the coding sequence atggaggaggaggaaaagccccggAGATGCCGCacgaggaggggctgcaaacgcagcccagagagatccaaggaggaaagagccCCCCTGTGCCGGGAAGGCGGCCAGAGATCCAGGGGGAGCTcggagctgggggagaagccTCAGGGTGGGGAGAAGCCCCACAAGTACTTGGAATGTGGGATGGGCTTCAGATGGAGCTCCAGCCTGATCCggcaccagaggatccacactggggagaggccctatgagtgtggggaatgtgggaagggcttctCCAGCATCTCCAACCTGATCCGGCACCAGGTGGTCCACACCGGGGAACAGCCCTATGAGTGCTTGGATTGTTGGAAGAGCTTCAGGCACAGCTCCACCCTGAGAGTACACCAGCTCacccacactggggagaggccctacgagtgttctgagtgtgggaagaggtttccaaccagctcccagctcctcgAACATCAGCGCATTCACACGgatgagaggcccttccgctgccccgacTGCGGGAAGGGCTTCAAACGCAACTCCAACCTCATCAGCCACCAgcgcatccacaccggggagaggccctacgagtgtccccggtgtgggaagagcttctcacaGAGCTCTACCTTGACCAAACACCACCGGAGGCACCGCTAAGGGAAGCCCTGCGAGTGCCCCGAGTGCGGGAAGAGCTTCgtgcgctgctccagctccatcccccgtGGGAGGATCGGCGTTGGatga
- the LOC116436921 gene encoding uncharacterized protein LOC116436921 isoform X2 — MGSFRRHSSSVAVRNGAEESWFEGTATTAEPRVSGSDPIPVTLLVLLLLLLALGAALAVQSGSCGKTPVTPVAPVAPVLLACPKGWVGYRGVCDFLSRDQGTWGQGQARCSELGASLAVLKDEEMEFPFPSVGAHIPASGCADGARGCPGGTAAASTPRSRSWAMQSVRSLERVNSGAGPAQIRGRISAAGPKLPRDRGCREDLPSAGQAQLPLFPPSTGMSFLSRSVCLALALRVTSVPLCRVTSVPGLQEMKLQEEEMMWKLMCGCLGWGWGFLAPSWTIPELILFL, encoded by the exons ATGGGCAGCTTTCGCCGTCACTCCTCGTCCGTCGCTGTCCGGAACggagcagaggagagctggTTTGAGGGGACGGCAACCACGGCGGAGCCGCGA GTGAGTGGTTCAGATCCCATCCCTGTCACGCTGCtggttctgctgctcctgctcctggctttgGGGGCGGCCTTGGCTGTGCAGTCAG GAAGCTGTGGTAAAACTCCAGTTACCCCAGTTGCACCTGTGGCTCCGGTGCTGCTGGCCTGTCCCAAGGGCTGGGTCGGGTACCGCGGGGTCTGCGACTTCCTCTCGAGGGATCAGGGGACCTGGGGTCAGGGTCAGGCTCGGTGCTCCGAGCTCGGGGCCTCCCTGGCCGTGCTCAAGGATGAGGAAATG gagttccccttcccctctgtgGGAGCGCACATCCCTGCCTCGGGCTGCGCAGACggggccaggggctgccccGGGGGGACGGCAGCAGCTTCAACTCCTC GGTCGAGGTCCTGGGCGATGCAGAGTGTGCGTTCCTTGGAGAGGGTGAACTCAGGAGCGGGACCTGCTCAAATCCGCGGCCGTATCTCTGCAGCAGGGCCCAAACTGCCCCGTgacaggggatgcagagaggaCCTTCCCTCTGCTGGGCAGGCTCAgcttcccctcttcccccccaGCACGGGGATGTCCTTCCTCAGCCGCAGCGTCTGCCTTGCACTGGCTCTCAGGGTCACCTCAGTGCCACTTTGCAGGGTCACCTCGGTGCCTGGTCTCCAGGAGATGAagctgcaggaagaggagaTGATGTGGAAGCTGATGTgtggctgcctgggctggggctgggggtttCTTGCTCCTTCTTGGACCATCCCAGAACTGATCCTGTTTCTGTAA